The proteins below are encoded in one region of Apostichopus japonicus isolate 1M-3 chromosome 4, ASM3797524v1, whole genome shotgun sequence:
- the LOC139966348 gene encoding creatine kinase B-type-like isoform X1, giving the protein MASFSRSMFSNGNLKKVTLVAAAAAGVGLGIAYASRQQVRDSSHCPIQQPEVKAEARAKASQWQDEEEDEVQAGMNKSVQFPASMNYPDLKKHNNVMASHLTPAIYAELSRKVTPNGCTLDECIQTGVDNPGHPFIKTVGMVAGDEECYEVFKEIFDPVIDERHNGYRTDQLHPTDLDASKIRGGYLDPEYVLSSRVRTGRSIRGLSLPPHCDRAERRMVESVVCRALDKLSGDLNGRYYPLNQMSEQEQQQLIDDHFLFDKPVSPLLTCAGMARDWPDARGIWHNDAKNFLVWVNEEDHTRLISMEKGGNMKAVFDRFCQGLNEVESLIKSEGWEYMWNEHLGYILTCPSNLGTGLRAGVHVKLPNLSKDPRFDDILEKLRLQKRGTGGVDTESTNGIFDISNLDRLGQSEVQLVQRVIDGVDLLVKMEKQLEKSRPINSLMPK; this is encoded by the exons ATGGCTTCATTCAGTCGGAGTATGTTTTCCAACGGAAACCTCAAGAAAGTGACTCTagttgcagctgctgcagcagGAGTTGGTTTGGGCATAGCCTATGCCAGCCGTCAGCAGGTACGTGACTCCTCCCATTGTCCGATTCAACAGCCTGAAGTCAAGGCAGAAGCGAGAGCTAAAGCCTCTCAATGgcaagacgaagaagaagacg AGGTCCAAGCAGGAATGAATAAGTCAGTTCAATTCCCGGCCTCCATGAATTATCCTGACCTTAAGAAACATAACAACGTAATGGCTAGCCACTTGACACCGGCCATTTACGCTGAACTTAGCAGAAAAGTGACCCCGAACGGGTGCACCCTCGACGAGTGTATCCAGACTGGGGTGGACAACCCCGGCCATCCCTTCATCAAAACCGTCGGCATGGTTGCAGGCGACGAAGAGTGCTACGAG GTCTTCAAGGAAATCTTTGACCCAGTTATCGATGAAAGACACAACGGATACCGAACTGACCAATTGCATCCTACTGATCTGGATGCGTCTAAAATCCGGGGCGGGTACCTCGACCCTGAATACGTACTCTCCTCTCGAGTCAGGACAGGCAGGAGCATCAGGGGACTTTCCCTCCCACCACATTGCGACCGAGCCGAGAGAAGAATGGTGGAAAGT GTCGTTTGTAGAGCACTCGATAAATTAAGCGGTGATTTAAATGGCAGATATTACCCCCTGAATCAGATGTCAGAGCAGGAGCAACAGCAACTCATTGATGATCACTTCCTCTTTGACAAACCAGTCTCTCCTCTTCTCACGTGTGCCGGTATGGCACGTGACTGGCCAGACGCTCGAGGCATTTG GCACAACGATGCAAAGAACTTTTTAGTTTGGGTGAACGAGGAGGACCACACCCGTCTCATCTCCATGGAGAAAGGAGGAAACATGAAGGCGGTGTTTGACCGGTTCTGCCAGGGACTAAATGAG GTTGAATCTCTGATTAAATCCGAGGGCTGGGAGTACATGTGGAATGAACATCTTGGTTACATTTTAACCTGTCCATCCAACCTGGGAACTGGACTTCGTGCCGGTGTCCATGTCAAACTACCCAATCTCAGCAAAGATCCCCGCTTTGACGATATCCTGGAAAAACTCAGGCTCCAGAAGCGCGGGACTGGAGGTGTCGATACAGAGTCGACCAACGGCATTTTCGATATCTCGAACCTCGATCGACTCGGACAATCAGAG GTGCAATTGGTCCAACGGGTAATTGATGGAGTCGATTTGCTGGTGAAAATGGAGAAGCAATTGGAAAAGAGCAGGCCCATCAACAGCCTCATGCCCAAGTAG
- the LOC139966348 gene encoding creatine kinase U-type, mitochondrial-like isoform X2, which produces MASFSRSMFSNGNLKKVTLVAAAAAGVGLGIAYASRQQVQAGMNKSVQFPASMNYPDLKKHNNVMASHLTPAIYAELSRKVTPNGCTLDECIQTGVDNPGHPFIKTVGMVAGDEECYEVFKEIFDPVIDERHNGYRTDQLHPTDLDASKIRGGYLDPEYVLSSRVRTGRSIRGLSLPPHCDRAERRMVESVVCRALDKLSGDLNGRYYPLNQMSEQEQQQLIDDHFLFDKPVSPLLTCAGMARDWPDARGIWHNDAKNFLVWVNEEDHTRLISMEKGGNMKAVFDRFCQGLNEVESLIKSEGWEYMWNEHLGYILTCPSNLGTGLRAGVHVKLPNLSKDPRFDDILEKLRLQKRGTGGVDTESTNGIFDISNLDRLGQSEVQLVQRVIDGVDLLVKMEKQLEKSRPINSLMPK; this is translated from the exons ATGGCTTCATTCAGTCGGAGTATGTTTTCCAACGGAAACCTCAAGAAAGTGACTCTagttgcagctgctgcagcagGAGTTGGTTTGGGCATAGCCTATGCCAGCCGTCAGCAG GTCCAAGCAGGAATGAATAAGTCAGTTCAATTCCCGGCCTCCATGAATTATCCTGACCTTAAGAAACATAACAACGTAATGGCTAGCCACTTGACACCGGCCATTTACGCTGAACTTAGCAGAAAAGTGACCCCGAACGGGTGCACCCTCGACGAGTGTATCCAGACTGGGGTGGACAACCCCGGCCATCCCTTCATCAAAACCGTCGGCATGGTTGCAGGCGACGAAGAGTGCTACGAG GTCTTCAAGGAAATCTTTGACCCAGTTATCGATGAAAGACACAACGGATACCGAACTGACCAATTGCATCCTACTGATCTGGATGCGTCTAAAATCCGGGGCGGGTACCTCGACCCTGAATACGTACTCTCCTCTCGAGTCAGGACAGGCAGGAGCATCAGGGGACTTTCCCTCCCACCACATTGCGACCGAGCCGAGAGAAGAATGGTGGAAAGT GTCGTTTGTAGAGCACTCGATAAATTAAGCGGTGATTTAAATGGCAGATATTACCCCCTGAATCAGATGTCAGAGCAGGAGCAACAGCAACTCATTGATGATCACTTCCTCTTTGACAAACCAGTCTCTCCTCTTCTCACGTGTGCCGGTATGGCACGTGACTGGCCAGACGCTCGAGGCATTTG GCACAACGATGCAAAGAACTTTTTAGTTTGGGTGAACGAGGAGGACCACACCCGTCTCATCTCCATGGAGAAAGGAGGAAACATGAAGGCGGTGTTTGACCGGTTCTGCCAGGGACTAAATGAG GTTGAATCTCTGATTAAATCCGAGGGCTGGGAGTACATGTGGAATGAACATCTTGGTTACATTTTAACCTGTCCATCCAACCTGGGAACTGGACTTCGTGCCGGTGTCCATGTCAAACTACCCAATCTCAGCAAAGATCCCCGCTTTGACGATATCCTGGAAAAACTCAGGCTCCAGAAGCGCGGGACTGGAGGTGTCGATACAGAGTCGACCAACGGCATTTTCGATATCTCGAACCTCGATCGACTCGGACAATCAGAG GTGCAATTGGTCCAACGGGTAATTGATGGAGTCGATTTGCTGGTGAAAATGGAGAAGCAATTGGAAAAGAGCAGGCCCATCAACAGCCTCATGCCCAAGTAG
- the LOC139966358 gene encoding uncharacterized protein isoform X3 has protein sequence MFKRLEKFTSTHRNCYLLLKIANLEETMWNAIERVQMRFMDTKLQMIFAEKDMSCIQSMITIAQATCKPASTILQSKLKEHLRGQFSVEKILSTLEPTGLSEHDCLVLQQGLGSLRNISQATEDQLLDCSLSPEAVKKLINFFAMDSQ, from the exons atgttcaaaag GCTGGAAAAGTTTACATCAACACATAGAAATTGCTACCTACTGCTGAAGATAGCAAATCTGGAAGAGACTATGTGGAATGCTATAGAAAGAGTGCAGATGAG ATTCATGGATACCAAGCTGCAGATGATATTTGCTGAAAAGGATATGAGCTGCATTCAGTCAATGATCACCATTGCTCAA GCTACTTGTAAGCCAGCATCAACAATTCTTCAATCAAAATTGAAGGAACACCTGAGGGGACAATTTTCTGTTGAGAAGATTCTAAGCACTTTGGAGCCCACTGGCCTATCAGAACATGAT TGTCTTGTCCTGCAACAGGGATTAGGAAGCCTCAGAAATATTTCTCAGGCTACAGAAGACCAGCTCCTGGATTGCAGTCTCTCTCCAGAAGCTGTTAAAAAGTTAATAAACTTCTTTGCAATGGACTCCCAGTAA
- the LOC139966361 gene encoding protein NATD1-like, with protein MFPSRFFVALGAYRQVYLGKGNLCTAARGLIMGEQFHIFHDAEKKEFSITLEDTPEPAVLQYELLKDNSVDLYHTGVPVAFRGKGIAKVLAKGALDHFSSNQVKMQLSCTYLQKYVKDNPNPVYLACLVEKS; from the exons ATGTTCCCGTCGAGGTTTTTCGTTGCTCTTGGCGCATATAGACAAGTTTATCTAGGGAAAGGAAATTTGTGCACAGCAGCTAGGGGTCTCATTATGGGTGAACAATTCCACATATTTCATGACGCAGAGAAGAAAGAATTTTCGATAACATTGGAAG ACACACCTGAACCAGCTGTACTTCAGTATGAACTACTGAAGGACAACTCTGTTGATCTTTATCATACTGGAGTTCCTGTAGCATTCCGAGGGAAAGGTATCGCCAAGGTCCTTGCAAAG GGTGCTTTGGATCATTTCTCTTCAAACCAAGTCAAGATGCAGCTGTCATGCACTTATCTACAAAAGTATGTAAAGGATAACCCAAACCCAGTTTATCTAGCTTGCCTAGTGGAAAAGTCATGA
- the LOC139966358 gene encoding protein SPO16 homolog isoform X2, which yields MSGITDSWPIVIHTNLKNEQISHYFQSQGHKVRYNIIPSTIIFPKSSIAFLITQSSNFLETTKENESHSSLENKMFKRLEKFTSTHRNCYLLLKIANLEETMWNAIERVQMRFMDTKLQMIFAEKDMSCIQSMITIAQATCKPASTILQSKLKEHLRGQFSVEKILSTLEPTGLSEHDCLVLQQGLGSLRNISQATEDQLLDCSLSPEAVKKLINFFAMDSQ from the exons atgtcaGGTATTACTGACTCGTGGCCCATTGTTATCCACACAAACTTGAAGAATGAGCAGATATCACACTATTTTCAGTCGCAAGGACATAAAGTTAGAT ACAATATCATCCCATCGACAATCATTTTCCCAAAATCTAGCATCGCATTTTTAATCACCCAGAGTAGTAACTTCTTGGagacaacaaaagaaaatgaatcaCATTCTTCTTTAGAaaataagatgttcaaaag GCTGGAAAAGTTTACATCAACACATAGAAATTGCTACCTACTGCTGAAGATAGCAAATCTGGAAGAGACTATGTGGAATGCTATAGAAAGAGTGCAGATGAG ATTCATGGATACCAAGCTGCAGATGATATTTGCTGAAAAGGATATGAGCTGCATTCAGTCAATGATCACCATTGCTCAA GCTACTTGTAAGCCAGCATCAACAATTCTTCAATCAAAATTGAAGGAACACCTGAGGGGACAATTTTCTGTTGAGAAGATTCTAAGCACTTTGGAGCCCACTGGCCTATCAGAACATGAT TGTCTTGTCCTGCAACAGGGATTAGGAAGCCTCAGAAATATTTCTCAGGCTACAGAAGACCAGCTCCTGGATTGCAGTCTCTCTCCAGAAGCTGTTAAAAAGTTAATAAACTTCTTTGCAATGGACTCCCAGTAA
- the LOC139966346 gene encoding centrosomal protein of 78 kDa-like, with product MIESLQARQVGSKDFGTIYAHLCSLQDTCPLTSVKTHLRDGAIDLNVDRIRLPDWIPILNSLRINKNLRKVSLKSYYQKPVKVDGGKLATGQHLRSIHKPPPLLSKDVTSKMCTALKECLQVTESLESLSLQGIPLRRYDMQTIAKGLSKTRALHHLSMEYCRISHASVEVLCQAIQSSPCIKSINLTGCGVTKKGAEAISKLIKHQSTSRHSEAWKDSLRYRRPNLDQMPGLRRITLNNNPLINDSGALYIADALKDDLWLKALDMQHCGISNVGAVAILEALRGNTTVVVLDIRRNPLIDHSLLKEVIEQVLINGEGREEEYPWLTATSMDPPQKAPSGMVKKKRKGKKKERKSSPVPRPVQSKTSVTVYKERQPVTRPGPGFIPWRSAARAEERKRSATPADTMQPTTAGKTSGGVQSGSTVRIHHTPPRRRTSPKSNKLLSSSVVIEESSGSDDDNDDDDTTTKDESTSTTSQMIRRQHERENKEIMVRLEELKRRLDLESKARAAADAQIVELTVDNSRLRRHLQMLDTRHPIVAASNQMLSSAAAQGMDEDLLKTIEESFQKFHSFLDLLRDAGLGQLCSLVGLSTSELQNPAVASILKNHQPSTSMSKGRQDNGTGFHTDNRSENEQPWHPNSSTNGSSMVSNGVPNRTHLNGHISVFASTSVTATGSHIGMRMGSDHDLASEVHPVISSTSTGHDGVTVIQHGTGGTHREGIPRDGADVSGKDSSSARENDNETRNNDNPQSNEYDTSPVGAKEDRHDQNGRRDQRRERTLPDESKMRIELITVTQEERQDDENARNRNNSGSAFEEDKQASPVEQSPVSSSMIVKDPSLITPDALKSGRIPRDTTSFRSLIPEDMTLPEVSKDEAGLVQEASDPHASYSNDDDFESSQSDHSKIKTSTPEKTLSEHSREEILHKSDELPSQVDDEDQSSNSDSRNQNK from the exons ATGATTGAATCATTACAAGCCAGACAGGTGGGAAGCAAAGACTTTGGCACAATCTATGCCCATTTGTGTTCCCTCCAGGATACTTGCCCTTTGACATCAGTAAAAACGCACCTAAGGGATGGTGCCATTGATCTGAATGTGGACCGTATTCGATTACCGGATTGGATTCCGATACTGAATTCCTTGAGAATAAATAAAAATCTTCGAAAGGTATCCTTGAAAAGTTACTATCAGAAGCCAGTTAAAGTGGATG GTGGGAAATTGGCAACAGGTCAGCACCTGAGGTCAATTCATAAGCCACCTCCTCTTTTATCTAAAGATGTTACCTCTAAAATGTGTACAGCCTTAAAGGAATGCCTTCAAGTAACAGAATCCTTGGAATCGCTCAGTCTTCAGGGAATCCCTCTTCGGCGTTACGATATGCAGACTATAGCAAAG GGATTGTCCAAGACGAGAGCACTACACCATCTCTCCATGGAGTACTGCCGGATCAGCCACGCTAGTGTAGAAGTGCTGTGTCAGGCAATCCAAAGTTCACCTTGTATCAAGAGTATTAATCTCACTGGTTGTGGAGTCACCAAAAAGGGAGCAGAGGCAATTTCAAAGTTAATCAAA CATCAATCAACATCTCGTCACAGCGAAGCGTGGAAGGACAGCCTAAGATACAGGAGACCAAACCTTGACCAAATGCCAGGCCTTAGGAGGATCACCTTAAACAACAATCCTCTCATAAATGACTCTGGTGCCCTCTATATAGCTGATGCTTTAAAGGATGACCTTTGGCTCAAAG CTCTTGACATGCAACATTGTGGTATTTCAAACGTTGGCGCTGTTGCAATTTTGGAAGCCTTGAGAGGCAACACTACTGTTGTTGTACTTGACATAAGGAGGAACCCTCTCATAG ATCACAGTCTACTAAAGGAAGTCATTGAACAAGTCCTCATAAATGGAGAAGGAAGAGAAGAGGAG TACCCATGGTTAACAGCCACCTCGATGGATCCTCCCCAAAAGGCACCATCAGGAATGGTGAAGAAGAAacgaaaaggaaagaaaaaagagaggaagTCGTCTCCCGTACCAAGACCGGTACAATCGAAAACATCTGTAACAGTGTATAAAGAGAGGCAGCCTGTAACCAGGCCTGGACCAGGGTTCATTCCGTGGAGGTCAGCAGCGAGAGCAGAGGAGAGAAAACG GTCAGCCACACCAGCCGATACCATGCAACCCACTACAGCAGGAAAAACAAGTGGAGGGGTACAATCTGGTTCCACTGTTCGCATCCATCACACTCCACCACGCAGGAGGACATCTCCCAAATCAAACAagttattatcatcatcagtGGTGATAGAGGAGTCATCAGGgagtgatgatgataatgatgatgatgacaccACCACAAAGGATGAGAGCACTAGCACCACATCCCAGATGATTAGGAGGCAGCATGAGAGAGAGAACAAGGAAATTATG GTCAGATTAGAAGAGCTTAAGAGACGCCTGGATCTTGAGAGTAAAGCTCGAGCCGCTGCTGATGCCCAAATTGTTGAGCTTACTGTAGACAACAGCAGACTAAGACGTCATCTTCAGATGCTTGACACTCGACATCCCATCGTAGCCGCCAGTAACCAGATGCTGAGTAGTGCAGCTGCTCAGGGCATGGATGAAGATCTTCTGAAAACCATTGAAGAGTCATTCCAAAAATTCCATTCTTTCTTGGATCTACTACGAGATGCAGG GTTGGGCCAGCTTTGTTCTCTTGTTGGTCTCTCTACATCAGAACTTCAAAATCCAGCAGTTGCATCCATCTTGAAAAACCACCAGCCGTCTACCTCAATGTCCAAAGGTAGGCAAGACAATGGTACAGGATTCCACACTGACAATCGAAGTGAGAATGAGCAACCTTGGCATCCTAATTCGAGTACAAATGGTTCATCCATGGTTTCAAATGGGGTGCCAAATAGGACTCATTTGAATGGACATATTTCTGTTTTTGCTTCTACAAGTGTGACTGCCACTGGTAGTCACATTGGAATGAGAATGGGTTCAGATCATGATTTAGCCTCAGAAGTTCATCCTGTTATTTCATCTACCTCAACTGGTCACGATGGTGTTACGGTGATTCAGCATGGAACCGGAGGTACCCATAGAGAAGGCATTCCTCGTGATGGCGCAGATGTTTCTGGGAAGGACAGTTCATCTGCTCGTGAGAATGATAATGAAACAAGAAATAATGATAACCCACAGAGCAACGAGTATGATACATCTCCTGTAGGTGCCAAGGAAGATCGGCACGATCAAAATGGCAGGAGAGATCAAAGAAGAGAGAGGACCCTGCCAGATGAGTCAAAGATGAGGATAGAACTCATCACTGTAACACAGGAAGAGAGGCAGGACGATGAAAATGCCAGAAATAGGAATAACAGTGGGAGTGCTTTTGAGGAAGATAAGCAAGCAAGTCCTGTGGAGCAATCTCCAGTAAGTAGCAGCATGATTGTCAAAGACCCTAGTCTAATTACACCAGATGCTTTAAAATCTGGCCGCATTCCAAGAGATACCACCAGCTTCCGGAGTCTGATACCCGAGGATATGACCCTACCAGAGGTATCTAAAGATGAAGCAGGGTTAGTCCAAGAAGCAAGTGACCCCCACGCGAGCTATTCCAACGACGATGATTTTGAATCTAGCCAGTCCGATCATTCTAAGATCAAGACTTCTACACCAGAGAAAACTCTCTCTGAACATTCTCGGGAAGAAATATTGCATAAATCTGATGAACTTCCCTCCCAAGTTGATGATGAAGACCAAAGCTCAAACAGTGATTCCCGGAATCAAAACAAATAA
- the LOC139966359 gene encoding uncharacterized protein, producing MVSTMQKRLCLVWFIMLLIERRSSAYSIEPNQFGGKSYYQDALDFEDSQHKMGNGDSFVVINDNRMVNFNYKNDVSEVYLDETPIGDSERPLFQNEDVDPIIQGSTFEQPAVYEREDVDGEDVEKLRETGNVYLMPNNGRVPSGIEYDVDGLDYVAHDPIDLDAVAHSRHSEDVGEDPIGHNNYEDGWNSLEPGMQNANNY from the exons ATGGTTTCCACGATGCAGAAAAGGTTATGCCTTGTCTGGTTTATAATGCTCTTGATTGAGAGAAGAAGTTCTGCGTACTCTATCGAG CCTAACCAATTCGGCGGTAAATCGTATTACCAGGATGCACTGGATTTTGAAGACAGCCAACATAAGATGGGAAATGGAGACAGTTTTGTAGTGATCAATGATAACAGAATGGTAAACTTCAATTACAAGAATGACGTTAGTGAGGTATACCTGGATGAAACTCCTATTGGTGACAGTGAGAGACCGTTGTTCCAAAATGAAGATGTTGACCCCATCATCCAAGGTTCAACATTTGAGCAACCTGCAGTATATGAAAGAGAAGATGTTGATGGTGAGGATGTTGAGAAGCTCCGTGAGACTGGTAACGTCTACCTAATGCCAAACA ATGGGCGTGTCCCTAGTGGAATAGAATATGACGTAGATGGCCTTGATTACGTTGCGCACGACCCGATCGACTTAGATGCGGTGGCTCATAGCCGCCATTCTGAAGATGTCGGGGAAGATCCGATTGGTCACAACAACTACGAGGACGGCTGGAATAGCTTGGAACCAGGAATGCAAAATGCTAATAATTACTGA
- the LOC139966360 gene encoding NADH dehydrogenase [ubiquinone] 1 alpha subcomplex subunit 8-like translates to MPTKVELPTKEEYSFPEVPLTSAAMVSAGHHLGRQCDKANKEFMLCKAEEQDPRKCLREGRAVSRCAFEFFDQLKQNCSESFTAYWTCVDTSEHRLYRCRKEQGEFDRCVFDKLGWVRPEQGDLNKVTVVKTERPKPVLDGDVPIPAPTPKPQIPKDLKAARLGSKAEFFA, encoded by the exons ATGCCTACTAAAGTTGAGTTGCCCACCAAGGAGGAATACTCTTTCCCCGAGGTTCCTCTGACGTCTGCTGCTATGGTATCTGCTGGTCACCATCTTGGTAGACAATGCGACAAAGCAAACAAG GAATTCATGTTGTGCAAAGCAGAAGAACAAGATCCACGTAAATGCTTAAGAGAAGGGAGAGCCGTTTCTCGATGCGCTTTTGAGTTTTTTGATCAACTTAAACAAAATTGTAGTGAATCATTTACAGCCTACTGGACATGTGTGGATACCTCGGAACATCGTTTGTACAG GTGTAGAAAAGAACAAGGTGAATTTGACAGGTGTGTTTTTGACAAACTGGGCTGGGTCCGACCAGAACAGGGAGATTTAAACAAG GTTACCGTTGTGAAGACTGAAAGGCCCAAACCTGTGTTGGATGGAGATGTACCAATACCAGCCCCTACACCAAAACCACAGATACCAAAGGATCTCAAAGCTGCCAGACTTGGTTCAAAGGCCGAATTCTTTGCATAA
- the LOC139966358 gene encoding protein SPO16 homolog isoform X1 has product MSGITDSWPIVIHTNLKNEQISHYFQSQGHKVRFSDNIIPSTIIFPKSSIAFLITQSSNFLETTKENESHSSLENKMFKRLEKFTSTHRNCYLLLKIANLEETMWNAIERVQMRFMDTKLQMIFAEKDMSCIQSMITIAQATCKPASTILQSKLKEHLRGQFSVEKILSTLEPTGLSEHDCLVLQQGLGSLRNISQATEDQLLDCSLSPEAVKKLINFFAMDSQ; this is encoded by the exons atgtcaGGTATTACTGACTCGTGGCCCATTGTTATCCACACAAACTTGAAGAATGAGCAGATATCACACTATTTTCAGTCGCAAGGACATAAAGTTAGAT tttCAGACAATATCATCCCATCGACAATCATTTTCCCAAAATCTAGCATCGCATTTTTAATCACCCAGAGTAGTAACTTCTTGGagacaacaaaagaaaatgaatcaCATTCTTCTTTAGAaaataagatgttcaaaag GCTGGAAAAGTTTACATCAACACATAGAAATTGCTACCTACTGCTGAAGATAGCAAATCTGGAAGAGACTATGTGGAATGCTATAGAAAGAGTGCAGATGAG ATTCATGGATACCAAGCTGCAGATGATATTTGCTGAAAAGGATATGAGCTGCATTCAGTCAATGATCACCATTGCTCAA GCTACTTGTAAGCCAGCATCAACAATTCTTCAATCAAAATTGAAGGAACACCTGAGGGGACAATTTTCTGTTGAGAAGATTCTAAGCACTTTGGAGCCCACTGGCCTATCAGAACATGAT TGTCTTGTCCTGCAACAGGGATTAGGAAGCCTCAGAAATATTTCTCAGGCTACAGAAGACCAGCTCCTGGATTGCAGTCTCTCTCCAGAAGCTGTTAAAAAGTTAATAAACTTCTTTGCAATGGACTCCCAGTAA